The sequence TTAACCATTTCAAATCGGGAAAGTAATTGTTGCCATTTGTGAAGAAATTTGATTCTGACAGGCAACAGGATCGAAGAGTTAAATCTAGTAGCGATTTCCAAATCATCGTGCTTGAGGAGGAACCTGCATCATTAAAAATGATTGAATTTGTCGGAGTCAATTCTGCAATTTCACATTCTTCGCCTGTAGACACAACAGATGGCGTGGAGTGTGTACCATCCTCTTCCACCTGTCTAATGTGTATTGGTACTTGTGAATAACCTTCGACTTTGACAAAACGCGGTAGACTTTGCAACTGATCAATGCAGCCGACTACCTTTAATTCATTAAGCCGAGTAAGAATTGATGAAGGTAGTTCTTTTAGACTAGAGCGTTCTAGATATAACAATTTAAGTCCTTTGAGGTTCTCAATTGATGAAGGTAGTTCTTTTAGACTAGAGCGTTGTAGATATAACATTTTAAGTCCTTCGAGATTCTCAATTGATGAAGGTAGTTCTTTTAGACTAGAGCGTTGTAGATGTAACATTTTAAGTCCTTTGAGGTTCTCAATTGATGAAGGTAGTTCTTTTATGCTAGAGTCACGAAGATTCAACACATGTAAAAATTCCATTTCATACTCAATCTCTGGAAAGTTTTCGAGACTCGAACACTCTTGAAGATCAAATGAACGTAGAGATCTCAACTTGAATCTTTTCGGCAAAATCCTAAGCTTGCAGCATCCACTTACAAGAAAACTCGAAAGCTTATCAAGGAATCCAACGGAATCATGAACCTCAACTAAGTTCTCACAACCTTCAAGATCCAAGATCTCTAAATTTGGGCTACTTGAAAGATCAGgaatttttgttaagaattGACAATAACTTAAATCCATAAATGTCAAGTTctgtccaaataaaataaaataaatgtattagTTTCAATGAAATTCTAGTTGTTTCATAGtaatttgaaagaaagaaatattgaaaataatagtGGTACCTTGGATTTTAGGCCGCCTAACTCCTTGATGAGGCTATTAGGCATTTGAAATTCAACGAGATTATTTCCATGAAAATTAGAAGGCAAAAATGAGGAAGGATAGTTAGGCCACTCAAGCACTCTTAATTTATTTGAGAGATAATTCGGTCCTGCAGAAAAATGTACATTCCATTGTGATATAAAAAATCGAAGATTCCTCATCTTCATAAATGCCTCAGAATGCAAGCATATCATGTCATCATTGTCTTCTGGAAAATCTAACAAAATCGCTTCAATTGTGTTTGTTCCCTACAAAGACAAAGGCATAAGTatcccaacaaaatcaaaccataaagCTGTTCTTCTTTCATTACCACTTGCTAAAATCATGGAAACACAgataaaccaaaacaaattaagcctaaattattgaaatgaatattttaataaattaattttcaaaaatccaaatcaattaatattataaactaaaaaatagaaaaatattcagcaaaatgaaaacttaatattataacatttcattatttaagtttttttgtttctatttttctattttatttatataaattaagtttaatacTAAACTACAGAAAgtttcattaaaacaaaaaaaaatatttttttgtgaagagaattgtgattttcttttctgaaaaGTAAATTGTTAACTTTGAcgggagcatatatatatatatatatatatatatatatatatatatatatatagaaaactaGTTTAACTCTTTTATAATCCATTTTGCAATCAATTAAAGCTAACACgccatttcaataaaaataaaatttaactttaCAAAACTGTTCTTAATTTAATATGAGGTTGCAAGAGTTGTAGGTTAACCATTTTCCGTAAAGAAAACTACCAAAACTTAACAACATGAGTCTGAGTTGCATTGGTCATAGTACTTACgaatagaaaagaaaacataatcatatacaatatatacacacacatgcaccAACGAGTTACTTTACCATTTTTAACTTCAACATTTTTTTGGGAGATTCACATGcgaacaaaaaacaaatgtaaaTTCAAAGGTTTTTATTAGTGTGATCTTACCGTATTTTCTTCTAATACATAGCGAACATCTTCAAGAGACCACAATCTACTACGCTTGCCAGCTTCTTTGGACGATTCTTGTTGAACAATTTCTTTACCCATTTGTTGCAATAAGTCGTGCATCTCCACACATTGCCAACCATTAATATTGATGAGACATTTTTCTTTAAGTCTTGTCATGCCAATAGATGCTGAAAAATCACAACTGTCTAGTTTTTTCGTGACATAGTGAACAGATTTCCCCTCGAAGAAACATGCAATGTGAAGAAAAATActcttttcatcattttccaGCCCATCATAgcttattttaagaatttcatAAATATCCTTGGGAGGACTTCTTTATACTTTTTCAATGCACTTTTCCAATCTTGTATACTTCTACCATGCAAATATGAACCAAGCACTCTAAGAGCTAGTGGAAGGCCCTTAGCATAACCTATTATATCTTTTGTGAGTTCTACATAACTTTCAACTGGAGTGTCTCTTTCAAATGCATGCCAACTAAATAGCTGACGAGCTTGGTTGTCGTCCAATTCTTGCACTTTGTAGGTTGAATCAACTTTATGAGAAGTTAATAGACATTGATCTCTTGTTGTTATTACTATTCTACTTCCTGGACCAAACCAATTATGATTTCCAGCTAGTTGTTTTAATTGGCACAAGTCACTCACATCATCAAGAATTATAAGTACCCTTTTAGAGCAGAGCCTACGCTTTATAACATCAGTGCCTCCAACACTGCCAATATTAAAACTTCCAAAGTTTACTAAGAGATCAAAAAGAAGTTTCTCTTGCAGTTTGGCCAGACCGTCCACTAGACTCGAAATCTCTCTAACTTTTCCTAGAAAACATCTAGCTTCAAATTGATGTCCAATTGAGTTAAAGACTGCTTTGGCGAGAGTTGTTTTACCAATTCCACCAGTTCCATAAATCCCTATCATGAGAGTAATGTCATTTCTTCCGATTTCTAACTTAGTATTCAAGTCATTTAGATGAGAATCTAGTCCAATTGGATACTCAACATTGTCTAACTGGTATGTAGATTTAACTTTTGAGTCCACCCATTGAATGATTTTAACCATAAATTCATATTGACTCCTGCCAATACAAGGAAAAAGAACATTCAATGAGTcacatttttcacataaaaagatatggaatttcattatttataagTTGGTGTGTCAACACATCAACTATAGTATCTCACCCAATACAATTAcgaaaaaagttcaaaaaaaataaaaagactaatatataaattttataccaACTGATGTAGAAGATCATCTTCCACAAGGTCTAGttacaaggttttttttttttaagatatgcTTACTCAATACCAATAAATTAGTATGAaaccaataaaaatgaaacaaaaagacaCCATTGGGCCACTAGGGAAAAACAAGTTTCGCTACAATTTGCAACTCTAAGGCTATGTTTGAGTAGTGGAGTGACCTcctattttatcaatattttttttttattaatttttactactattcaatattttatcattattctttcactacttttaattattatttaatattttattattactttttcagtattattcatagatcatctgagatcacctcacttTCCAAACACAACTTAAATTACAATGGCCACGACTACCACAAAATTAAAGAACTATAAAAGCAAATACAATTGTTCATAGCAGCACAAAAAATCTTGCTGAAAAAGATCAACACAGTGCACATATGCACAAACCATAACCAATGTAGCACAAGAAATGTAGAGATACAAAATCTACCCAAagcatgaatcaaaccaatgcaAGGACAGCAAACAAGGAAGGCCGGGTGATTCATGGAGAATCTATGGCCTTTGGTGGCTGATGGATAATTGTGCTTTTCTTTTATAGTActctacttaattaattagataggAAGCACTACATTGAAGATTGAGGATTTATGTATGTTCTTGTTTGTTTGTAggtaatttttacattaaaagCATTTGTTCAGATCATTTATTACTTCAAGTGTGATAAAGTTTCAGTTAGCTAATTGGTGTGCTTCTCCAGCATATGGATGCCTAGAAAATAATGGATTTGGAACTTCCTACTCGAGAAACGAAAAAGCTTAAGTTGTAATATTTGATCTGTTATGAGCCTACCATATGGCATGCACTTATGCAATTTGACAatctgttataacttataagaaATTAGGGATCACGATCTTACTTGGCACCtgaaattatctttaaaaaaaaaaaaaaatagagggaaactCGAGAGAACTTACAGCAAGTAGGCAAGattgattcaaaatttttaaaatctatagTGACATATATAAATGTGCAAGTTCAATGTTAAATCCTTCGATCAAAGAGCTTAAGGACTTGTTTGGATGTAAGGTGATTTCGTGTAGAGTGTAAGAGTGTTTGTGAAATTGTTgtaaaacttaaaaactttCTAAGACTATAGTTtgatatagtttttaaaaagtTGTGAGATCTATCATAAAAGTATGTttagatatgaaaaatatgttgaagaAGTCTCGAGAGATGatataagaaataaactttttattagTTAAATACATTTTTTGAAAGAGAGAACCATGCTCGTACTATTGTATAGCCTTCGGCCCAACGGTGGTTGCACCACTGGCAGCCAAAAAACTCAGTTTGATGTGGTGTCTAGCCACTCTATGGGATGGTTTTCTTGTAATTATGTGAAAATAGTTTCTTGAGTTTTTAAtgctttagaaaatatttaattttctttttaattattttttatataatgattaaggaagtgaatTTTAGTGtaatagtgtatttttttttattcttttaaaatatttaaagatgtttaaaaaatttaaaaaaatgtaaaatttacacTAGTAGAGACGCCAAACGATTAAAACAGAACGACACACTAGCAGTactcaatgattttttttatatttttcttttaagtcaTAACCTTTATCTTTGATCCGGGGAATTGATTGCTAGTCCAAATACATTGGTATAAGGTGGGCAAGGCCCAGTAAAGTCCACCCTGGTTGTAAGGCCCATGTCCCGTTAGTAATTAAACGAGAAAGACAATATCGAAACTTGGAATAAGTGTATGCATCCATTGGGTTTTTTCTCTAGTTTTCCTTCAAACTGAATAGGGGGAAAATTCCTCTGATAGATCTATAAAAATGACAAGCGTTATATTGAGCATGTGACagcacatatttttttaaaaggttaagttaaaaaattgacatgtaatttcaaaactatatgtttctcacatattcaaaaaacacattataattttttaaataaataatttgtttgaagaaaaactctattatcaattaatataaGAGAAGTGTTACATACACAAAGAGAGTGCACAAATATAAACCTACAAAttcatatgattttatgtgatctattagatctactttagaataaaaataattttataatgtagTGTGCTGCATCAAACTAAATCAGTTTGTGAGTTAACTTTTCTATGGATTATTTGTGACTAAACTAGTTCTCTTAGTATAATAGTTAAAAGAAGTACCTGTCTTCCAAATGTTCTCCAGCCAAACCGGCAACCTCTTTTAGGGCTTCCTCCCACCTCTGCACCTTCGGGTCCTCCTTGAACCTCTCCTGATGTTTAGCTAGTGCTTCTCCAAAACCTCCTCTCAAATGTCGTACATCCGATGGATCTACATGGTAAAATACTGGTAaaacaatttgttgttttgtttcctTACACTCAATGATAGAAATCATTGACTCCTCAATGGCTTTGAGAAGTGTAGGTGAAATTATCTCTCCTTTTTCAAGATCTTTGTCATCTTTG comes from Juglans microcarpa x Juglans regia isolate MS1-56 chromosome 8S, Jm3101_v1.0, whole genome shotgun sequence and encodes:
- the LOC121244303 gene encoding disease resistance protein RUN1-like, whose translation is MGKEIVQQESSKEAGKRSRLWSLEDVRYVLEENTGTNTIEAILLDFPEDNDDMICLHSEAFMKMRNLRFFISQWNVHFSAGPNYLSNKLRVLEWPNYPSSFLPSNFHGNNLVEFQMPNSLIKELGGLKSKNLTFMDLSYCQFLTKIPDLSSSPNLEILDLEGCENLVEVHDSVGFLDKLSSFLVSGCCKLRILPKRFKLRSLRSFDLQECSSLENFPEIEYEMEFLHVLNLRDSSIKELPSSIENLKGLKMLHLQRSSLKELPSSIENLEGLKMLYLQRSSLKELPSSIENLKGLKLLYLERSSLKELPSSILTRLNELKVVGCIDQLQSLPRFVKVEGYSQVPIHIRQVEEDGTHSTPSVVSTGEECEIAELTPTNSIIFNDAGSSSSTMIWKSLLDLTLRSCCLSESNFFTNGNNYFPDLKWLNLSGSDIVIFPPQSVRFPRLGGLCLNNCKKLEEILPLPSSIASVNARECTSLQSFALPSEILARKNNGKNFPNHLRIDLYGCHKLIPSWEDQIHSKEQNWAHHFKYISIIFPGKRIPSWFIYRKEAHDGNLCEIDVDLPHHWNHVVFYVVFGPRVGITNSIGKIGSITVKIHDGSNSEYVYYCQEFIRFSSIVSDHVLMSQKSYNRPNKQADSRFRFECKSQLLVIRRVGIHFPRLGSEFVYSNSDEKGDSSLDLVYEKRHSSILDLENDNENPNEDLGLENDDKNLNKRFGKRRRHDEYDCNLEFNSYPQQKRQHSSTMGIRTTGLENNDEHPKQDLDLELKLGL
- the LOC121244304 gene encoding disease resistance protein RPV1-like, producing MVKIIQWVDSKVKSTYQLDNVEYPIGLDSHLNDLNTKLEIGRNDITLMIGIYGTGGIGKTTLAKAVFNSIGHQFEARCFLGKVREISSLVDGLAKLQEKLLFDLLVNFGSFNIGSVGGTDVIKRRLCSKRVLIILDDVSDLCQLKQLAGNHNWFGPGSRIVITTRDQCLLTSHKVDSTYKVQELDDNQARQLFSWHAFERDTPVESYVELTKDIIGYAKGLPLALRVLGSYLHGRSIQDWKSALKKYKEVLPRIFMKFLK